A single genomic interval of Lathyrus oleraceus cultivar Zhongwan6 chromosome 7, CAAS_Psat_ZW6_1.0, whole genome shotgun sequence harbors:
- the LOC127108298 gene encoding purple acid phosphatase 3 isoform X1 — MGRVVDELNIDFVVSTGDNFYDDGLTGINDPAFQYSFSDIYTTNNLQKQWYNGNHDYRGDVEAQLNPILQNIDHRWFCQRSFIVHTEIAEFFFVDTTPFVDKYFLKPKDHKYDWRGVLPRNKYLSNLLKDLETTLRDSTAKWKIVVGHHPVASIGHHGDTKELLTHLLPILEANNVDMYMNGHDHCLEHISSTSRSMY; from the exons ATGGGAAGAGTTGTTGACGAGTTAAACATTGACTTTGTGGTATCAACTGGAGATAACTTCTATGATGATGGATTGACCGGGATAAATGACCCTGCATTTCAATATTCCTTCTCAGATATCTACACCACCAACAACCTTCAAAAGCAATGGTATAATG GCAACCATGACTACAGGGGGGATGTTGAagctcaattaaatccaattcttcAGAATATTGATCACAGATGGTTTTGCCAAAGATCTTTTATTGTTCACACTG AAATCGCCGAGTTCTTCTTCGTTGATACAACTCCCTTTGTGGACAAGTACTTTTTGAAGCCAAAGGATCACAAGTATGATTGGAGAGGTGTACTTCCAAGGAATAAGTATTTATCAAACCTCTTGAAG GATCTGGAAACAACATTAAGGGATTCTACTGCCAAGTGGAAGATTGTTGTGGGACATCATCCTGTAGCAAGCATAGGGCACCATGGCGACACCAAAGAGCTCTTAACACACCTCCTACCAATCCTTGAG GCCAACAATGTTGATATGTACATGAATGGGCATGACCATTGCTTGGAACACATAAGTAGCACCAGCAGGTCTATGTATTAA
- the LOC127108298 gene encoding purple acid phosphatase 3 isoform X4, protein MTLHFNIPSQISTPPTTFKSNGIMVSNHDYRGDVEAQLNPILQNIDHRWFCQRSFIVHTEIAEFFFVDTTPFVDKYFLKPKDHKYDWRGVLPRNKYLSNLLKDLETTLRDSTAKWKIVVGHHPVASIGHHGDTKELLTHLLPILEANNVDMYMNGHDHCLEHISSTSRSMY, encoded by the exons ATGACCCTGCATTTCAATATTCCTTCTCAGATATCTACACCACCAACAACCTTCAAAAGCAATGGTATAATGGTCA GCAACCATGACTACAGGGGGGATGTTGAagctcaattaaatccaattcttcAGAATATTGATCACAGATGGTTTTGCCAAAGATCTTTTATTGTTCACACTG AAATCGCCGAGTTCTTCTTCGTTGATACAACTCCCTTTGTGGACAAGTACTTTTTGAAGCCAAAGGATCACAAGTATGATTGGAGAGGTGTACTTCCAAGGAATAAGTATTTATCAAACCTCTTGAAG GATCTGGAAACAACATTAAGGGATTCTACTGCCAAGTGGAAGATTGTTGTGGGACATCATCCTGTAGCAAGCATAGGGCACCATGGCGACACCAAAGAGCTCTTAACACACCTCCTACCAATCCTTGAG GCCAACAATGTTGATATGTACATGAATGGGCATGACCATTGCTTGGAACACATAAGTAGCACCAGCAGGTCTATGTATTAA
- the LOC127108298 gene encoding purple acid phosphatase 3 isoform X2: MGRVVDELNIDFVVSTGDNFYDDGLTGINDPAFQYSFSDIYTTNNLQKQWYNGNHDYRGDVEAQLNPILQNIDHRWFCQRSFIVHTEIAEFFFVDTTPFVDKYFLKPKDHKYDWRGVLPRNKYLSNLLKDLETTLRDSTAKWKIVVGHHPVASIGHHGDTKELLTHLLPILEANNVDMYMNGHDHCLEHISSTSR; encoded by the exons ATGGGAAGAGTTGTTGACGAGTTAAACATTGACTTTGTGGTATCAACTGGAGATAACTTCTATGATGATGGATTGACCGGGATAAATGACCCTGCATTTCAATATTCCTTCTCAGATATCTACACCACCAACAACCTTCAAAAGCAATGGTATAATG GCAACCATGACTACAGGGGGGATGTTGAagctcaattaaatccaattcttcAGAATATTGATCACAGATGGTTTTGCCAAAGATCTTTTATTGTTCACACTG AAATCGCCGAGTTCTTCTTCGTTGATACAACTCCCTTTGTGGACAAGTACTTTTTGAAGCCAAAGGATCACAAGTATGATTGGAGAGGTGTACTTCCAAGGAATAAGTATTTATCAAACCTCTTGAAG GATCTGGAAACAACATTAAGGGATTCTACTGCCAAGTGGAAGATTGTTGTGGGACATCATCCTGTAGCAAGCATAGGGCACCATGGCGACACCAAAGAGCTCTTAACACACCTCCTACCAATCCTTGAG GCCAACAATGTTGATATGTACATGAATGGGCATGACCATTGCTTGGAACACATAAGTAGCACCAGCAG ATGA
- the LOC127108298 gene encoding purple acid phosphatase 3 isoform X3: MGRVVDELNIGLTGINDPAFQYSFSDIYTTNNLQKQWYNGNHDYRGDVEAQLNPILQNIDHRWFCQRSFIVHTEIAEFFFVDTTPFVDKYFLKPKDHKYDWRGVLPRNKYLSNLLKDLETTLRDSTAKWKIVVGHHPVASIGHHGDTKELLTHLLPILEANNVDMYMNGHDHCLEHISSTSRSMY, encoded by the exons ATGGGAAGAGTTGTTGACGAGTTAAACAT TGGATTGACCGGGATAAATGACCCTGCATTTCAATATTCCTTCTCAGATATCTACACCACCAACAACCTTCAAAAGCAATGGTATAATG GCAACCATGACTACAGGGGGGATGTTGAagctcaattaaatccaattcttcAGAATATTGATCACAGATGGTTTTGCCAAAGATCTTTTATTGTTCACACTG AAATCGCCGAGTTCTTCTTCGTTGATACAACTCCCTTTGTGGACAAGTACTTTTTGAAGCCAAAGGATCACAAGTATGATTGGAGAGGTGTACTTCCAAGGAATAAGTATTTATCAAACCTCTTGAAG GATCTGGAAACAACATTAAGGGATTCTACTGCCAAGTGGAAGATTGTTGTGGGACATCATCCTGTAGCAAGCATAGGGCACCATGGCGACACCAAAGAGCTCTTAACACACCTCCTACCAATCCTTGAG GCCAACAATGTTGATATGTACATGAATGGGCATGACCATTGCTTGGAACACATAAGTAGCACCAGCAGGTCTATGTATTAA
- the LOC127103415 gene encoding uncharacterized protein LOC127103415 — protein MDPLEQSHITLRGDVDSMKNQIDQLVEAMIALEKREDNIQRTAVIENVIPPIVNDLTQPQLVQTPVDSSVVQERHIVRDGGSSYHDAVEYHSFAFFAQDSHGTFLMVNTERPQDDEIVERCFVLDKRLKAIKGQDTLELNALNMCLVPGLVIPAKFKVPSFEKYKGDNCPKNHLVMFCRKMTSYAHNDKLMIHCFQDSLIGASLSWYMKLERNHI, from the coding sequence ATGGACCCATTGGAGCAAAGCCACATTACTTTGAGAGGAGATGTTGACTCGATGAAAAACCAAATAGACCAACTTGTGGAGGCTATGATAGCTTTGGAAAAGAGGGAGGACAACATTCAGCGGACTGCAGTTATTGAGAATGTCATTCCACCTATAGTAAATGATCTTACACAACCTCAGCTTGTGCAAACCCCAGTTGATAGCTCTGTTGTACAAGAACGTCATATTGTTCGAGATGGGGGTTCCTCATATCATGATGCTGTGGAGTATCACAGTTTTGCATTCTTTGCGCAAGATTCCCATGGGACATTCCTGATGGTTAATACTGAACGaccacaagatgatgagattgtTGAAAGATGTTTCGTGCTAGATAAAAGACTCAAGGCCATAAAAGGACAAGATACTCTTGAACTGAATGCCTTAAacatgtgtttggtacctggcCTGGTTATACCCGCAAAATTCAAAGTACCATCatttgagaagtataaaggggATAATTGTCCAAAGAACCATTTGGTTATGTTTTGTCGAAAAATGACCTCTTATGCTCACAATGACAAGCTGATGATTCACTGTTTTCAGGACAGTTTGATTGGGGCATCGTTGAGCtggtacatgaagttagaaaggaatCATATTTAG